AAAGTCTCTCCTTCATCATTGAAATCGAAAGTTCAAAACCCGCAGTTGCTAGTATTGTAAGTGGGGGATCATGATGTCAGGGTTCTATGCTAATCTCCCTCAAGGTATAGGGGCTCGACCCTTTGGTGTCGTCTGGGCACGGAGAGCCCGTAATGGAGTCctcaattaccaaaaaaaaaaaaaaaaaatagtctcTAGGGGCATCAGTGGGGGCAATGTAGGCCGATGTGtccccaaaaaaaattacaaaaaaaaaaaaaaaaaggagacggGGATGGGAATGTAATGCTTGCTATGAACGGTGTGCTGAGTAGGAACAGTAGTGATTATTTGCACGAGGGGCGGGGGTAGGGGATTTGCTTGCAGATCTTGCACGGCCTGCCTTGTGGCCATCCCGAATTGTGTCTCTATCCTCTGTTCGAAAAACTTCCTTCTCGCTTCTGCCGCCGGTTTGGCACTTGACTATTGCTATCTCTGTTCTCATCTGCCCTTGCGGCTCTAGCAGTCGCAAGCAGTGTGGTTCGTTTTCCCTTGGCTAGTTTAGTTTTTAGTTACTTatctttgttgttttttatGGTCTCAAGGCAATATGACCTATTACTCAGCATGAGGCAAAGCTGGTGGACTATTTTTAGAGCGAATCACTCACGTTTGGTTCGTCTTCTTTCCACATGTGGCGGTTGGTTTGACACAACAAGGGTTGACACTGAAAATTCTCTATTGCTTTCCAGCGTGGTCCAGCTGGGGTTATCTTTTGTCTCATTTGCGGTGGTTTTTGTTGGCAACCGGAATTTTCTTggttatacattttttttaggaaGACTGTTGCTTGGTTGTTACTTAGGATTACTGAGGCATATAGGGGTTTCACTGCcaattagttttaaataaatgaCTCCATGTCTTTATGTAAGGACAAAATTCAAACCCTCTAGTGTTTACTAATTGCTTGGATCTTAAACTCATATCTAGATACATCATAACTCGAAGCCTGGCATAGAACAACGGGCAAATGCCTATATGGAAACTTTCAGGTGTTAAAAGAGCAAGCGGTCCATAAATCAAAGAGGATTGTTAGATCTTTAAAGTTGTAAATGGGTGACGCCGATTTGGGAAttattttatctcaaatttatgGGTTTTCCTTGATTTCCAGACcatcaaaaattccaaaagcaTTTTGTAGATTTTCAAGATGCGATTTGAAGATTTGAAGAATCTCTCCCATATCCatatttttgcttaattttgttatttgatttcgGTTATATGAGTAATTCCTAAATGGCGACCTCCCTACATATAAACACCTAAAATATAGTAAACGAcacttcattattcaaaataaacattGTCTTTTAAAATCCTTTTCCAAGCATATCTTCATAGATCAGTTCATGAGCTACTCAACGATATCATCATAGAAGAACTTCTTGAAATCTTCAATGTGCGCTGTTTGCAAGCACACGGCCACCACCAAGCCACCTGCTTCCTCACGACCTGGAAGAACCACAGAATCGGCGTCCAAATCGTGGTTCCCAAGCCCCATGTGAATCTCTCTCCCCCACCCGAAATCAAGGCCGTTCAGCGGCAACGTCAACCAGCACGACAGCCTGAGATTAGGGTTTCCATAGAAAACCCCTTGTGTGCTTCCTTGGGCATGCAGATCCTGAAACGTGGTCAGGTCCGGTTGTCTCCGGATGTGCTCAATGGCCGACTTCACATGGTCGTGGGTCACTGCCTCAATGGCCTCTCGAATCACGCTCGAGGTGCACCTGAGCGGGCTGGACACCAGCTCGCCGGATGTGCCACCTGCGACCATGTTGAAGACCGCATTGCCGAAGAATCCGGGCTTTAGGGGTGGCCGCAGGCGGCTGCGGGCATCTATGTAGAAGTACAGCGAGGTCGCCTGCTCGGGTTTGTGTTTGCGCGCCTTGCACACACACCGCCATATGTGCGCGGCAATCGTCTCAAATCGGGTGTAGGGGCGCGGGTGGTGGCTGGGTCGGTCCTTGTTCACAGCGTTCTTTAGGGTTTCAACTTGGGTCTTCGTCACCTTAAGCATGGCCAGGGCGGTCTTCTTCATGCGCTGTTCTAGATTGTTAGCGTGGCCAATTAGCAATGGCGGGTGGTTGAACTCGGAGAGCTCCAAGTTTGGCGGCGGCAGCCGTGCGCCGGATGGATCTTCACCCACCCATAAAACCttgttgaaaacaaaaaatcatgcaAGTGATTACAATGACTGAAGTTATAGAATAAGAGACTGTATGAACTTACGTACAAGATGTCAATTTCTAGATTTTGGCATGAAAATGTGACGACTATAGAAAATGTTCGTTACAAGCACTCACGCATGCTCTAAGCGCTTGGGCAATTGCTTACTCGAAGAACTAGTACTATGAGTATCAACATCGATAAGGAAAACTCCAACTGAACTATTTACAAATccaaaatcggaaaaaaaaaaaaattaacgtaAAAAACAATCTGTTAAAATTATCTGATGGGGAAGCTTgggaatgaaattgaaaatgcaagTTGATGTAAAAACACATTCAAGAACATGTAAATCATATAAATTTACATTCGCACTACCGGATAAAAAGGCCATAGCACGTTGCCATTTACCAAATGCAAATTAGGGGAGAAGTAAACGGGCCacaataaaaatatgaaatgagTTTAATAGTTCTCAACCGAGCACGATAATTATGCAAATATAACGGCTTTGAAGAAATGGACACCTCCTTTGATCGATGACGACAAAAGCAAAAACTCCATAAataacgataaaaaaaaaaagcgttaggaaataaaaaaaaaaaaaggtggagaAAGTGAAAGGAgacacaaaaatcacaaacttcaATTG
This genomic stretch from Eucalyptus grandis isolate ANBG69807.140 chromosome 3, ASM1654582v1, whole genome shotgun sequence harbors:
- the LOC104440492 gene encoding spermidine hydroxycinnamoyl transferase, which codes for MSMIVRYRDTYTIKPETETWSGYLPLSELDQIDMISHWYTIYFYKPPSEWLHSADAIFNTLRASLRRVLVPFYPLAGRLERLDGGRLRLDCNAMGVWLIEAESEGELNDLGDFCPGPDFEQLMPSLDYTMPIHEQPLLLVQVTKFRCGGLALSLSISHVVADGLSAAHFYNEWAWLARGEPLNIEPYYDRKVLWVGEDPSGARLPPPNLELSEFNHPPLLIGHANNLEQRMKKTALAMLKVTKTQVETLKNAVNKDRPSHHPRPYTRFETIAAHIWRCVCKARKHKPEQATSLYFYIDARSRLRPPLKPGFFGNAVFNMVAGGTSGELVSSPLRCTSSVIREAIEAVTHDHVKSAIEHIRRQPDLTTFQDLHAQGSTQGVFYGNPNLRLSCWLTLPLNGLDFGWGREIHMGLGNHDLDADSVVLPGREEAGGLVVAVCLQTAHIEDFKKFFYDDIVE